A segment of the Romboutsia sp. 13368 genome:
TTTATATACTTTACTTATTATGTTATTCGTATTTTTTACGTTTACTTCCATTTAAAGTCACCACTTCTCTTTTAAAAAATTTATTTTAATATCTTAAGTTGCAAAGTTGTATAAGTTTATTTAAACATCATATTATGATAACATGTTTTATTAAATTACGTCAATATTTGTCAGATTATAAAAGGTACCATATGGTACCTTCTAATGTTTAACTACAATTAATATTTCTTTACTAATAGAGTGAACCATTCCACCAACACTTTTAGCCATTAGCATAGCCTTATATTGTAGATCTTTATTATCATCTGCGTAAATTATTGGACATCCTCCTGCAGTTTTCATATTTTTATCTGTTGTAATTATACCCAGAGTATAATCAGTTATACCTATATTCATTCCCATTTTATACACTTCCCTTCTCGTCTATTTTATAATTTTTTAATGATACATTCTTTCCTTTTGCACTAGATAAAATAGGACATGATTTAACAGCATCTATTAACTTATTAATATCTTTATCTACTGGAACAACAGCTATCATAAGGCTACCATTTTTTAAATTTATTCTAGGTAATGGATAGAAAGCTGGTTCAGTATCTTCTCTTGATATACCAATTCTAGAATATATATTATATATAATAGCTTGACGTTGACCTGGATCATATATTGTTCCTATATTAGTATAACTTTTATCTTTAGGTATTATTTCTATTCCTAGTCCTCTAGTTAGATATTTTTGTCTATCTGCTTCTAAACCTACATTAGTGATTCCTTTTAAATCTCCTATTTGCATAATAGATTCATTTACAAAGCTAATCTCAGCAGGTACCACATCTGCTATATCACCAATACTTTTTCTTGTAAGTGCTTTTTTAAGTATAAATGCTAAAACTACTCCACATATAGAACTTATTATAATTGATGGTATTTCACCTAACTTAAATTCACTTGTAATTACATAATAAATTCCTACTGTAATAAATGAAGTAACTATACAAGTATAATTTCTAACTTCATAAGTTCTAGCTATCTCTTCAATAAATGCATTTCCTCTTTGTATTAATTGCACATCTTCTAAGCTTTGTAATGTATCCCTTCTATTATCCCTTACTTGTCTAAATTGTTGTGCTGCTAAAGATAAGAAGGTTATAGATGTATATGAACGTTCTATAAGTGCAGGTACTAATAAGGCACCTAATGATGAGGCAACGAATGCTAAAACCAATTGAGACAATAAAATATTTGGTTCAGTTGGATATTGTTTCTGATCTAAATGTAACATAATAAGTCTCGATAACATGCCTATAATAATACCAATAAAAAATATTTTGTCCATTATTATCACCTCACTTTATAATTTTTCACCACTATAAGCACTTTGTTTTCCTTTAGACACTTCTAATATTGGTGTACTTTTTACTACTTTCATTATTTCATCCATATCTTTAACAAGCGGTAAATATGGAATTAGTAATGTATTTTTATCTAAGTCAAGTTTTGTAGTAGCTAATAAATCTTTTTCATCTACATCTTTATTTATACCAAAATGAATAAATAAATTATGAAGTATAGCTTGTCTTTGACCTAAATCACTAATAATCCCATAAGCCTTCATATCCTTAGGTACAACTTCTATTGCAATACCTTGGTTTAAATATCTATCTCTGCTATCTTCTAAACCTATATTATTTATATATACATCATTAACCTTTAATATTGGGCCATCAAAATTAATTTTAGCCTCTACCACATCCGCTATATCTCCTATGCTACGTCTTTTTAAATACCATTTAAAAATAAATCCTACTATTGCTCCTCCTATTATCGCTAAAATAGTACATGGTAGAAACCCTAATTTATAAGCTCTAGCAGGATATATGTATAATACTGAGGCAACTAATGATGAAAATAAACTTATATAACTTCTACTCTCGTATGTAGATGATATTTCTTCTATGTATCCTGCACCTTTAGGAACTACCTCTCCTTCATCGATGTTTTCTATTGATATCTGTTCTTCTTGTGATAATCCTTGAAATTGCTGTATTGCTACTGCAAAAAATGTTAATGCAGAAAATTCTTTATCGATTAAGGCTGGAAATGCAATTGCACCAAGAGCTGCTGCTAATCCAGATATTATTATTTGTTCTAAATAATCTTGAGGTCTAGACGGATACTGTTTATCTGTAATCCTTAATACCAATCCTCTAGTAAATATTCCTATAAGTAAAGCTACTATAAATGCACGCCTAAATAACTCATCAGCTATGAGACTTTCCTTCATTATCTATCAACTCCTTTTATTTTTATACTAATCAACTTAAAAATGTAACTAAAGTTAGTTTGCACAAAAACAAAAAAAAATTTCCTTTATTTAAGGAA
Coding sequences within it:
- a CDS encoding capping complex subunit for YIEGIA — protein: MGMNIGITDYTLGIITTDKNMKTAGGCPIIYADDNKDLQYKAMLMAKSVGGMVHSISKEILIVVKH
- a CDS encoding YIEGIA domain-containing protein, whose product is MDKIFFIGIIIGMLSRLIMLHLDQKQYPTEPNILLSQLVLAFVASSLGALLVPALIERSYTSITFLSLAAQQFRQVRDNRRDTLQSLEDVQLIQRGNAFIEEIARTYEVRNYTCIVTSFITVGIYYVITSEFKLGEIPSIIISSICGVVLAFILKKALTRKSIGDIADVVPAEISFVNESIMQIGDLKGITNVGLEADRQKYLTRGLGIEIIPKDKSYTNIGTIYDPGQRQAIIYNIYSRIGISREDTEPAFYPLPRINLKNGSLMIAVVPVDKDINKLIDAVKSCPILSSAKGKNVSLKNYKIDEKGSV
- a CDS encoding YIEGIA domain-containing protein, encoding MKESLIADELFRRAFIVALLIGIFTRGLVLRITDKQYPSRPQDYLEQIIISGLAAALGAIAFPALIDKEFSALTFFAVAIQQFQGLSQEEQISIENIDEGEVVPKGAGYIEEISSTYESRSYISLFSSLVASVLYIYPARAYKLGFLPCTILAIIGGAIVGFIFKWYLKRRSIGDIADVVEAKINFDGPILKVNDVYINNIGLEDSRDRYLNQGIAIEVVPKDMKAYGIISDLGQRQAILHNLFIHFGINKDVDEKDLLATTKLDLDKNTLLIPYLPLVKDMDEIMKVVKSTPILEVSKGKQSAYSGEKL